AACTTCCGGGTCCATCACCTGTTCTAAGGCTTTATATACATGGTCTTTTGTGATCATTTCTATGAAATCAGCTTTAATACTACTATCATGCCCCGTTGTCACTCACTTCATCGGCAGCCTTCTCCTCGTCGTTTTCCTTGTCATGGCGAGCGAAGCGCGGCCAGCTTCGTGAGCGTTCTTCGCTGGTTCTGGCCGTGACCCACTGCCTCGAAGACTTAAGCGGAGGTTCGCTTCATTTCATTCGCGATGACGGGAGGGTACCTCCTCGGCAAATTCGTCCTTGCGATCAAAGCGAAGCAATCTTCGTGTGCAGTCTTCACTGTTACTGGCAGCCCCTACTGCACCTGAAACTAAAGCAGAGGTTCGCTTCAGTTCATCCGCTATGACGATGGAAAAAGCGACGCAATTGAAAGTCACACTTCAGTGGATTTTTTGATACTCTGTGTTAAAATAACATCAGCCTGCAAGTTTTATCCGCTTTTTGCCCCCTCTGTAAGACCCGCATCCCTGCTGGATCTTCCTTACATTGTTGCTACATCCTTGCTAAAAGGTTGCTAAGTTGTTGCTGAAACAGGATGTTTTTAGCAAGGATGTAGCAACAATGTAGCAAGGATGTAGCAAGGATCTACAGGGAAGAAACTAGCTGTTCTGATATAATTTTCACCTTTTGGCGCCTTGATTCGAACTAACTACCCGGCAACCTCTCACTATTACCAGGCGGCAGATGGATCTAACCGAATCACCGCACCCATCTCGTCGAGCAGCTGTGCGAGATGCGGTGTATGGAAGCCGTACCGCCCGCCATAAGCCGGCGTTACCGTTTCGGGAGCCGGCATATTAAGCGAACATTTGACCAGCAACGGGTACAGCCTTTCCAGCCATGCTTCCTGCAATTTGTCTTCTCCCGGATAAACACCGGCGGCCACCAGCTCGGCATCGAACTGGGAATGCGCTTCGAACATGCCTAATGCCAGTGGAAAGCAGGTATCCAGCGCGGCCTGCATGCGGGTGTAGCTTTCTTCACCGGCGCGACAAAGCTGCGTAAGCCAGGCATTGGCGTGCAGCGTGTGGTATTTTATCTCGCCCTTCAGTTTTTTGCTGAGGGGACGAAGCACTTCCAGGCTGCTTTGCTCCATGAAGTCGTACCGCAACGCGTCTGCATGATCGAACAGGAAGTGCCGCATCAGGCTGAAATCATATTCGCCAATGGGCAACTCCACCAGGTGACAACAGCGAAACTCATCTTCTGTTCTTATAAATGCGTATTGGTCGGGATTAGGCGCGCCGTACTGCTCGTGCAGAATGCTGTATAACCCCAACGCGTGGCCAATCTTATCCTGCGCCATGGAGGAAAAAGCAATGTCCTCTTCCATCACCGGGCCCAGGCCGGTCCATTCGGAATTGCGGTGTCCAAGGATCAGGGCATCATCCGCCATTTTTGTAAGCAGGTAAGTAATTGCTGTTTGCATGTGCTTTATTTTTCGGTGCGCTGTTGCGCCTTGTACTTGTTAATTTTTTCCATCACCTTAAATCCGCTGGCATCGCGGTAGGTCTTGTCCTGGTTATTGGCGAACATATCTTCATCTTCTACCTCAAAGGCAAGTATATCGGCGCTGCGCACCACCCAAATGTTCACGCAACGCTTACGCCTGCCAAACTGCTCTTTCGCGAAAACCAGTGCCAGTTGCGCACTTGGGGCATGAACGCAACCTACGTGTTCGTGGTGAGCGCCTCGCTTTTCCTGGTGAAAAACTTCGTATACATTCCAATTCTCGCCTTCGTTTACAACTACAGGTTCTGCTGCATCGGAGAGGTGCAGCCGGTTCACACGCGGATCTAATGATTGATTTTCCATAACGTTCTATTATTGCTGGCATCGCCAGTCAGGGGTTTGTTCCTATACTTCTCAACGTGAAATTACTTAACCTCCACCTATCTAACTGACTACGCCACCGGCAGCGCCCGGGCATGCGTACTGTGCATCAATGCGGTACGTACCCATCGGCCGCTTTCTTCTGCCCACTTACGCACCTTTACGCGTTCGGCGTTGCAAGGACCGCCACCGTTGATTACTTTAAAAAACAAGTCCCAGTCCGGGTCGGCGTATTGCCAGCGGCCTGCTTCATCTTTGCGCAGCTGCTCGTCCGGCAACGTTAACCCGAGCTCCCAGATCTTCGGCACATACGCATCCAGGAACTGGTTGCGCATCTCGTCGTTGCTGGCCATTTTCACTTTCCATTGCATGAGCTTTTCGCTATGGACGGAGTTTTTATCCGGCGGGCCAAAAAAGTGCATGATCGGCTGCCACCACCGGTTCAGCGCCTGTTGCACCATGTCGCGTTGCATCGCTGTACCGGTAGCCAGTTCTATAAATGCGTCGTGGCCTTGTTTCAGATGAAAACTTTCTTCGTAACAAATACGCTCTAACGCCCTGCAGTAAGGCCCGTAAGAACCTTTCGCATTCGCCACCTGGTTTACGATCGCTGCCGCATCAATCAAAAAACCAATAACGGTTACATCTGCCCAGGTTTCGGCCGGGTAATTAAAAACGTTCGAGTATTTCGATTTGCCGCTCAGCAGGTCATTGATCATCGCCTCGCGGCGTTTGCCCAATGTTTCGGCAGCGTTATAAAGCAGCTGGCCGTGGCCAACTTCATCCTGCACTTTCGCGATGAGGGCCAGTTTGCGCTTAAAACCCGGAGCGCGGGTAATCCACGTGCCTTCGGGCAGCGCACCCATGATTTCGGAATGCGCGTGTTGCTCGATTAACCGGGTAAGTTGCCTGCGATACTCCGTAGGCATCCAGTCGCCGGGTTCGATCTTGGCGCCCGCTGTAATTCTTGCTTCGAATTGCTGTAATTTTTCGGGATCGTCGTGCAGCTGCTCGTCATGCTGCTGCCGCCTGTTCGGTTCGTCAAATATGTATCCGCCTCCGTACATAGGGAGATTGTTTTGGTTACCCGTAATTTACTGATTTTTACACGGATGCGGATGCCGCCGGACACCGATTTTCGAAACAGGAGAAGATTCTACCACTTTACAGTTGCCCCATCCGCAGGAAATGTTAAAACCGCTGTACGGCATACGTATGCAAAAGAAATAAGCGTTTACAATAACGAGCACGCCCTGTTTATGAGCAAATTTTTATCTTTTTTCGCCTGTTGTGTGCTATCGACCCTCGTTTTTCCTGTAAAAGCCCAGCAGGCCCGCATTCTTAAATTACAATTCGACTATGACGCCCGGCCCAACAGCCCCGCGTCTGACACCGTATTTCACGACGCCCATGTTCCCATAACGATGGCCGAGTTTACAGGCCGCCCCTCGCGCAGCGGGCCCAGCGAAGCGGTGAGTTTTACCAGCTTTTCGTACGATGGCGGCAGCCGCAGGTTTCGGGATACGTTGTTCATCCACCTTCGTTTACAGGTGTTTATGGTGAAAAGTGCGTCCTGGGTGCGCGGCTCTCAATCGATCAGTCACACGCTGGAGCACGAGCAGCTGCACTTCGACATTACCCGCATCGTGGGCGAGCGCTTCCGCAAAAAGGTACTCAGCATGCCGCTGCACCTCGACGATTATGACAGCATCATTCAGTACGAATACCTGGAATCCTTCAGGGAAATGAATAAAATGCAGGAGGAATTTGATCGGGAGACGGGCAGCGGGGTCAATTACGCGGCCCAGGCCCGCTGGAAGCAGAACATCCGCCAAACGCTAACGGAACTGGGCGTGCTCGCAGCCAATTAATCGCATTAAAAATCGTTATATTAACCGAACAACTTGTTTAAGTACAAAATGAAGCCTGCCAAACTCCTTATAATGCTCTGCACGCCGGTGTTACTCGCCTCTTCCTGCAAAAAGAAAGACGATATCGGCAGCGAGAATAACACTTACGTAAACGACTGGATTTACGAAAGCATGAATCATTGGTACTACTGGAACACCAGCATGCCTGCCAGTCCGAACAGGTCCACCGGCACAGAATCCTTCTTCAACAGCCTGCTCAGGAAACCTGACGATCGCTTCTCGTGGATTCAGCGTGACTACCGGGAATTGCTGAATGAGCTGTCTGGCGTTAGTAAAGAGGCTGGCTATGATTTTTCGCTTTTCCTGTATGGCGATAACAAATTGGGCGGACAGGTGCTCTACGTAAAGAAGGGCTCGCCCGCCGAGGCCGCCGGTTTGAAGCGCGGCGACAACTTCTTCAAGGTGAACGGAGCAGCGGTTACTTATACGTCGCAGGCAAGCGCGAACAACCTGGTAGATCAACTTTATAAGGATCATACGCTTAGCATCGGCACTTACAACGCCGCCACCCGCGATTTCGATCTTAAAAAAACCATCCCGTTAACGGTGAAAGAATTTGCTGAACACCCGGTTTACCTCGACACCGTGTATAACATCGGCGGCAAGCGCACGGGTTACTTTGTATATAATTTCTTCAGTCCCGGCCCAACCGAAACCTCCACGGTTTATGACGACGCCGTGGACGCGGCTTTTGCCCGTTTTAAAGCGGCCGGTATCACTAACCTCGTGTTAGACTTCCGTTACAATCCAGGTGGTAATGAAATATCTACGATTAACCTGGCGAGCCTGATCGTAAAAGGAGCTACTACCAACGACGAGTTCTTTCATCGCGAGTACAATGCTAACGTGTTGGAAGAGATCAGGAAGGATGGGGAAGAGGCATTGTTGTCGCGCAAGTTCATTCAAAAGAATGCGGGCATCGGCGCCAACCTTGAAAAGCTCGTTATCATCACCTCCGGCCATACGGCGTCTGCCAGCGAACTGATAATCAACGGCCTTCGCCCTTATATGAACGTAACGCTGATCGGCGATACGACATACGGTAAAAACGTTGGCTCGACAACGTTATACCGCGAAGGCGACCGGCGTAACACCTGGGGACTGCAGCCGATTATTACCAAAGCGTTCAATAAAAACAACCAGTCCGACTACACCAACGGCTTTGCGCCGGATGTTGTGCTGCAGGAAGGTGTGGACCTGAAGCCGCTGGGTGATATCAATGATCCCTTGCTGGCCGCAGCGTTAGGCAAAATCACCAATGGGCGTGTAGCGGCTCCCAAATCCACGAAAGCGACCTTTGAAAGTACGCCTGTTGCCAGCTCTCTAGATAGAAAAGCGTTCTCTTTTCAGTTGATTGAGCCGAGAGCGACGCTGCCATCCGTATTTAAACGATAATTAATTTTTGTCGGCTTCTTTGACCACGTTAAGCACACTTTGCACTGCGTGGTAAAAGAATGATGGGTTGATGTTTGCAAACTCGTCGCTCGGCTTGTGATAGTCCGGATGATCTTCCACGCCGAAGTACAGGAACGGGATCTTCTTTTGAAAAAACTCGTAGTGGTCGCTTTGTTTCGTCCAGTCCTGGTCGCCATCTTCAGGCTTGTCATGGCCCATCTTGAGGCTGATCGCACTTTGTGCGGCGGCGGCTTCCACATACTTTCTTAACTCCGGAAAATGGTGAACGCCTGTAGCATACAGCTCCCGTTTATTGTTATGGCTGATCATGTCCATATTGATATTCAGCACAATTCGTTCTGCCGGCACCGGTAGTTTGGCCACAAACGCTTTAGCGCCCTGCAGGCCCATCTCCTCTGCGTCGAAAGCGGCAAAAATAAGCGTGTGCTGTGGTTGATTCTTTTTGAAATATGCCGCCATAGCCAGTAAACCCGCCACCCCGGATGCATTATCGTCCGCCCCGTTATAAATACTGTCCTGCGCCTCGTTCGGTCTACCTATTCCTACATGGTCGTAGTGCGCCGAAATCACGATCACCTTTTCGCTTTTGCCTGCAATGTAGCCGTAAAGGTTAGTGCCCATCGTTTTAACATTGTTCCGCGAAAAGTAAAATGGCTGCTCGTAGGTATTGTTAAACTGTTGCAGACCGGCCTGCTTAAACCTGTCAAGCAAGTAGAATTGCGCGAGCCGGTTTCCTTTAGTGCCGGTTTTACGACCTTCGAACTTGTTATCCGACAACGTCTTCACATCTTTCATTAATAAAGATGAATCGACATTAGGCGCTTTTTGCGCCATCATTTGCAGTGAGCCGGAGCAGGCGAGCAGTAAGAGAAGTGTTTTCATACGAACGGGCGTTTGCATATTGTTAAATATACAAACGCCCGTTCGATTACGTATAAAAAGAATTAAGCGAAAATGTTGTAGATAACCAGGCTGCAAACGTAGGCGAGCAGCGTCATGTACACGAACTGCACCAATGGGTACGTCCAGCTTTTGGTTTCGCGTTTCACCACTGCCATGGTACTCATACATTGCATCGCGAAAGCGTAAAAGATCATGAGTGACATACCGGTAGCCAGCGTATAAACAGGCGAGCCATCTTTCCAGGTGGCGCCGGCCATCTTTTCGCGAAGAGGCGCGTTATTGCTGTCGTCGTCGGAATCTACACTATAGATAATGGCCATGGTACTTACAAATACTTCCCTGGCGGCGAACGATGAAATTAATGCGATACCGATTTTCCAGTCGAAGCCCAGTGGTTTTACCGCGGGCTCTATTGCATGACCGAGTATCCCTGCATAAGAAGTCGCCATTTTTTCAGAAGCTAATTCATGTTCCAATGCTACTAGCTGAGCTGAATCCTGTGTTTGTTCCATTTTCGCCTCGTACTTAGCGCTCACCTCGTTCATCTTTTTAGTGGGGCCATAAGACATCAGGAACCACAGTACGATGGAGATGACCATGATTACTTTACCGGCATCCGTCACAAATATCTTAGCTTTTTCGACCATGGTGGTGCCAACGTTCTTCCAGCGGGGGGCGCGGTAAACGGGCAGTTCCATAATGAAGTAGCTCTTCTCTTTTATCTTGATGAACACCTTCATGAGTGCGGCGATGAAGATCGCCATGAAGAAGCCGAGCAGGTAAAGGCCCATCATGACCAAACCCGGGAGGTTCAAAATGCCAAGTACTTTAACGTCGGGGATCACCAGCGCAATCATGACTGAATAAATGGGCAGTCGGGCAGAGCAGCTCATGAGGGGAGTAACCATAATGGTGATCAGCCGCTCTTTCCGGTTCTCGATATTACGGGCCGCCATGATGGCCGGTACCGCACAGGCGACGCCGCTGATCAAAGGCATCACTGATTTACCATTCAAGCCCACCTGGCGCATGAGCCGGTCAGTAAGGAAGCTGATGCGGGCCATGTAGCCAGTGTCTTCGAGCAACGTAATCAACCCGAAAAGGATCATGATCTGCGGCACGAAAATTACCACGCCACCTAAACCGGCGATAATACCGTTAATGAGCAGATCGACAATCGTATTATCCGGCAACACGTCGGCGAGCCAGCCTTGCAGGCTGCTTACAGCGCCTTCGATAATATCCATCGGGTAGGAGGCCAGCCAGAAAATACTTTGGAACAACAGGAACATCACTACCAACAGGATCGCATAACCCCAGAAGCGGTGTAGGAGGATGTTATCGATCTTTTCGGTCTGCAGCTTCGTTTCCAGCGGATCTTTTTCAACCACGGTGACGTTCATGATGTGTTTTATGCGCGCATAACGCTGCATAATTTCATCGGCCTGCATCTTGGTTTTGTTAAACTTATACTGATGTAAGCTTTCGGTGATGCGCTGCTTCTGCGACACCTGCAGGAAGGGCAGGTCGCTCACATTCACCGCAATGTGCAGGGCGGCGTAATCGCTCGCACCCGGACATTCCTTTTGCACCGCAGTCAACACATCCGGTGCAAGTGATTTATTATCAATGAAATCGCGCGCTGGCACGCCAAATTTTTGTTGGGCTATCAGTTCAATGTTCTTCTTTAATTCCGGTATTCCCTTATTCTTTCTTGGGTTGATGGCGACCACCGGCACACCTAATTCTCTTTCCAGGCCCTGCAGGTCGATCTCCACGCCCTTTTTACGGGCAATGTCCATCATGGTAAGCCCGATAATGACAGGCTTTTTCAGGTCAATGATCTGGGAACAGAAAAGGAGGTTACGCTTCAGGTTAGCGGCATCAGCAATAATGAGGATAATATCAGGCGCGTCTTTGCTGCTCTGGTCGATCAGCACATCGTAGGTTACAAATTCATCGGCGCTCTTAGGGTAAAGGCTATAGGTACCAGGCAGGTCAATGATGTTGCCTGTCAATTGATCAGATATCTTCGCGATACCGGTTTTTTTATCGACCGTTACACCCGGGAAGTTGCTGACCTTCTGATTTAATCCTGTGAGTGCATTAAAAAGAGAACTCTTACCGCTGTTGGGGTTTCCAACGAGCGCAATGTTAATTGGAACCTGCATCCTTATCTTATCCTCATAGATTTTTAAAGCTGCAAAACTAATCATTAATCGCCCAGCGGAATGCTCGTATCGGGAAAAAACCGGCAGTTTGGGTCTGTAACCGGGTCTTTTATGATCATTTTAACGCTAAAAAGCAAAAAACCACGGTAGATACCGCGGTTTTTATTTCGTCGAAACTAAACTTATTGTGACAAATTATTGCGCTTGTTAATTGCGGTACATCCGAAAAAGGAAGGAGGCCGTTTCCATGGCAACCAGCGTTCCGCGCTGGCTGCGTGAAGGCTCATCGCTGTTATCTACCGGCGTCATGGCAGTAGCATCCGGACGAACGGTGTCTACTTTTGCCGGCTGATCGCGTTTGTAACGATAACGGTTATCTTCGGCGTCCGGCTTCACGGTGTCAGTTTTTTGCTGCTCTCTCCTGACACGTTCCTCTTCATTCCGTTTTTCCTCCTCGACTCTTTTTTCGTCTGCCTTTCTGCGTTCTTCCCGGTTCAGGTTATCGATACCGTCGTGGTCCATACGCAGCTGTACGCGGTCGTTATCTTCGAAGTCGTCCCAGCTGATGCGATCTCCTCTCCAGCGGCCGCGGTCCCAGAAGAACAGGTCGTATGCATCTCTTTCTACTTCCACATTTTTGCCTACCGGTACGCGAATGGTCACTTCTACCTGCTGGCCACGAAAGGTGGAGTTGCGGGGAATGGCAATGCCATTGGGAATGATCAGTACGGAGTCCTGCTGCTTCAGGTCAAAATTGATACGGCTGATGTAGCTTTGGCATCTGCTGTAGAGCCACCGCGGGAGAGCTTTTCCACCGTCACCTGAAAATCAGGCGTTTCGCTCTTCACCAACCGGATGTGGATGCCGTTTACGATCGCGGTATCGTCCGCCACCCGCAAAACGCTGTTGAATACGTGACTGATATCTACTCCGACTAAGTCCTCTTCTGCACGTAGGATGAGTTTATTATTACTTGGTTGCTTCAGGTAAAAAGTTTCCTTTCCGCTGGATACGGGCCCAACGCTAAAGTCGCTTACCACTGCAGACACCAGCCAGATGCAGAAAATCACACCGAGTATCCACATAAAACCGAGGGTCATGCCCGCATATTTGTTGGCCTGCTTTATACCAGTTACCTTTCTCAGTAAGAAAATAACGAGCGAAACGATGGGGACGCCAATGAGCAGTACCACAGTCGGCCAGAATAAAAAGCTTTGAATGCCTTCAGCGAAAATTAACTCCTTCAGTAACAGGGCCTTGGTAAAAAAGGCAAATACTACCAGCGACGAAACGATCGCCAGCAGTACTACCACCGCAAAGAATATAAAGATGCCTTTCGTTACGTACACCAGTATATTGCGCAGTCCGATCAGGAATCCGTTAACGGCGTTACCGGTTTCCCTACCAAACTGTTTTCCGCGGCCCTGGGAAAAATTTTTGAAGTCGTTTCCCATTCCTTCCATGCGGCTTTTGAAGGCGTTCATTTCTTCCTGCACGGTGTTCTTTATATTATTTACATCCACCCGCTCGCCACGCATTTCCAGCTTTTCAGCGGCGGTGAAGGCTTCGGGCGTTGCAATCCATATAATGAAATACACGACAATACCGGTACCAAAGCCGCCGATCGCCAGCAGGGCGAAAACGATACGGAACACCAGGGGATCTATATTGAAGTAAGCGCCCAGGCCACCGCACACACCACCTAACACCTTCGCTTCCGGATCGCGGTAAAAACGTTTACGCGGACGAGCGAACATATAAGGATCTGCGCCGGGTTGCGTCTGCTTAGCAGAATCGTTGCCTGTATTGGCTTTCGTATCTTCGTCGAAC
This genomic interval from Chitinophaga horti contains the following:
- the paaC gene encoding 1,2-phenylacetyl-CoA epoxidase subunit PaaC encodes the protein MQTAITYLLTKMADDALILGHRNSEWTGLGPVMEEDIAFSSMAQDKIGHALGLYSILHEQYGAPNPDQYAFIRTEDEFRCCHLVELPIGEYDFSLMRHFLFDHADALRYDFMEQSSLEVLRPLSKKLKGEIKYHTLHANAWLTQLCRAGEESYTRMQAALDTCFPLALGMFEAHSQFDAELVAAGVYPGEDKLQEAWLERLYPLLVKCSLNMPAPETVTPAYGGRYGFHTPHLAQLLDEMGAVIRLDPSAAW
- the paaA gene encoding 1,2-phenylacetyl-CoA epoxidase subunit PaaA; this encodes MYGGGYIFDEPNRRQQHDEQLHDDPEKLQQFEARITAGAKIEPGDWMPTEYRRQLTRLIEQHAHSEIMGALPEGTWITRAPGFKRKLALIAKVQDEVGHGQLLYNAAETLGKRREAMINDLLSGKSKYSNVFNYPAETWADVTVIGFLIDAAAIVNQVANAKGSYGPYCRALERICYEESFHLKQGHDAFIELATGTAMQRDMVQQALNRWWQPIMHFFGPPDKNSVHSEKLMQWKVKMASNDEMRNQFLDAYVPKIWELGLTLPDEQLRKDEAGRWQYADPDWDLFFKVINGGGPCNAERVKVRKWAEESGRWVRTALMHSTHARALPVA
- a CDS encoding S41 family peptidase — translated: MFKYKMKPAKLLIMLCTPVLLASSCKKKDDIGSENNTYVNDWIYESMNHWYYWNTSMPASPNRSTGTESFFNSLLRKPDDRFSWIQRDYRELLNELSGVSKEAGYDFSLFLYGDNKLGGQVLYVKKGSPAEAAGLKRGDNFFKVNGAAVTYTSQASANNLVDQLYKDHTLSIGTYNAATRDFDLKKTIPLTVKEFAEHPVYLDTVYNIGGKRTGYFVYNFFSPGPTETSTVYDDAVDAAFARFKAAGITNLVLDFRYNPGGNEISTINLASLIVKGATTNDEFFHREYNANVLEEIRKDGEEALLSRKFIQKNAGIGANLEKLVIITSGHTASASELIINGLRPYMNVTLIGDTTYGKNVGSTTLYREGDRRNTWGLQPIITKAFNKNNQSDYTNGFAPDVVLQEGVDLKPLGDINDPLLAAALGKITNGRVAAPKSTKATFESTPVASSLDRKAFSFQLIEPRATLPSVFKR
- a CDS encoding M20/M25/M40 family metallo-hydrolase produces the protein MKTLLLLLACSGSLQMMAQKAPNVDSSLLMKDVKTLSDNKFEGRKTGTKGNRLAQFYLLDRFKQAGLQQFNNTYEQPFYFSRNNVKTMGTNLYGYIAGKSEKVIVISAHYDHVGIGRPNEAQDSIYNGADDNASGVAGLLAMAAYFKKNQPQHTLIFAAFDAEEMGLQGAKAFVAKLPVPAERIVLNINMDMISHNNKRELYATGVHHFPELRKYVEAAAAQSAISLKMGHDKPEDGDQDWTKQSDHYEFFQKKIPFLYFGVEDHPDYHKPSDEFANINPSFFYHAVQSVLNVVKEADKN
- the feoB gene encoding ferrous iron transport protein B gives rise to the protein MQVPINIALVGNPNSGKSSLFNALTGLNQKVSNFPGVTVDKKTGIAKISDQLTGNIIDLPGTYSLYPKSADEFVTYDVLIDQSSKDAPDIILIIADAANLKRNLLFCSQIIDLKKPVIIGLTMMDIARKKGVEIDLQGLERELGVPVVAINPRKNKGIPELKKNIELIAQQKFGVPARDFIDNKSLAPDVLTAVQKECPGASDYAALHIAVNVSDLPFLQVSQKQRITESLHQYKFNKTKMQADEIMQRYARIKHIMNVTVVEKDPLETKLQTEKIDNILLHRFWGYAILLVVMFLLFQSIFWLASYPMDIIEGAVSSLQGWLADVLPDNTIVDLLINGIIAGLGGVVIFVPQIMILFGLITLLEDTGYMARISFLTDRLMRQVGLNGKSVMPLISGVACAVPAIMAARNIENRKERLITIMVTPLMSCSARLPIYSVMIALVIPDVKVLGILNLPGLVMMGLYLLGFFMAIFIAALMKVFIKIKEKSYFIMELPVYRAPRWKNVGTTMVEKAKIFVTDAGKVIMVISIVLWFLMSYGPTKKMNEVSAKYEAKMEQTQDSAQLVALEHELASEKMATSYAGILGHAIEPAVKPLGFDWKIGIALISSFAAREVFVSTMAIIYSVDSDDDSNNAPLREKMAGATWKDGSPVYTLATGMSLMIFYAFAMQCMSTMAVVKRETKSWTYPLVQFVYMTLLAYVCSLVIYNIFA
- a CDS encoding PspC domain-containing protein yields the protein MKKIININLSSRLIPIEDSAYEILRQYLDSLKRYFSQEDGADEIVSDIESRIAEIFQDKMRKGAHCITDVDVQEVKASMGTPEQFDEDTKANTGNDSAKQTQPGADPYMFARPRKRFYRDPEAKVLGGVCGGLGAYFNIDPLVFRIVFALLAIGGFGTGIVVYFIIWIATPEAFTAAEKLEMRGERVDVNNIKNTVQEEMNAFKSRMEGMGNDFKNFSQGRGKQFGRETGNAVNGFLIGLRNILVYVTKGIFIFFAVVVLLAIVSSLVVFAFFTKALLLKELIFAEGIQSFLFWPTVVLLIGVPIVSLVIFLLRKVTGIKQANKYAGMTLGFMWILGVIFCIWLVSAVVSDFSVGPVSSGKETFYLKQPSNNKLILRAEEDLVGVDISHVFNSVLRVADDTAIVNGIHIRLVKSETPDFQVTVEKLSRGGSTADAKATSAVSILT